A section of the Castanea sativa cultivar Marrone di Chiusa Pesio chromosome 12, ASM4071231v1 genome encodes:
- the LOC142620839 gene encoding 1-aminocyclopropane-1-carboxylate synthase 1-like → MALSKNQQLLSKIATNDRHGENSPYFDGWKAYDNNPYHPIDNREGVIQMGLAENQLCFDLIQKWIWRNPKASICTAKGVHEFKNIAIFQDYHGFKEFRQVVANFMGKARGGRVTFDPSRIVMSGGATGANETVMFCLANPGDAFLVHDFLRDPSG, encoded by the exons ATGGCTTTGAGTAAGAATCAACAACTTTTGTCTAAGATTGCAACCAATGATCGTCATGGTGAGAATTCTCCTTACTTTGATGGGTGGAAGGCATATGATAACAACCCATATCACCCTATTGATAATCGTGAAGGAGTTATCCAGATGGGTCTCGCAGAAAATCAG CTTTGCTTTGATTTGATTCAGAAGTGGATTTGGAGAAATCCTAAAGCTTCCATTTGCACCGCCAAAGGAGTTCACGAATTCAAGAATATTGCTATCTTCCAGGACTATCATGGATTCAAGGAGTTTAGacaa GTTGTAGCAAACTTTATGGGTAAAGCGAGAGGTGGTAGGGTCACATTTGATCCAAGCCGCATAGTCATGAGTGGTGGAGCTACCGGAGCAAACGAGACAGTCATGTTTTGCTTGGCCAATCCTGGCGATGCTTTCCTTGTACATGATTTTCTGCGAGACCCATCTGGATAA